From Algoriphagus sp. NG3, the proteins below share one genomic window:
- a CDS encoding diphthine--ammonia ligase yields the protein MANKKAKAILNWSGGKDSALTLYKLQQSEDFEIECLLTSISEKYQRISMHGVRSELLEIQAKSVGIPLVKMEIPDMPTMEVYEQTMRETLSELKNQGVTASVFGDIFLEDLRTYRGNKLAELDLLGVFPLWKQSTELLIREFLDLGFKTITTCVNEKYLDKSFVGRVIDEDFLKDFPSGVDPCGENGEFHTFVFDGPIFTKPIEFEKGEVVLRKYEAPKTEDETDQCFSKEKEDPTKYGFWYCDLIPV from the coding sequence ATGGCAAATAAAAAAGCTAAGGCTATACTCAACTGGAGCGGAGGTAAGGATTCCGCACTTACACTTTACAAACTACAACAGTCCGAAGACTTTGAGATCGAATGTTTGCTGACCAGTATCAGTGAGAAATATCAGCGGATTTCCATGCATGGAGTTCGTTCGGAATTGCTGGAAATACAGGCAAAAAGTGTAGGGATTCCCTTGGTGAAAATGGAGATTCCTGACATGCCGACAATGGAAGTATATGAGCAGACGATGCGAGAAACCCTTTCAGAGTTGAAAAATCAAGGAGTTACAGCATCTGTTTTTGGGGATATTTTTCTGGAAGATCTAAGAACATATCGGGGAAATAAACTGGCAGAGTTGGATTTATTAGGTGTTTTCCCGCTGTGGAAGCAATCCACTGAGCTGCTGATCCGGGAGTTCTTGGATCTGGGGTTTAAAACGATCACTACCTGCGTAAATGAGAAATATTTGGATAAAAGTTTTGTGGGTAGAGTAATTGACGAAGATTTTCTGAAAGACTTTCCTTCAGGTGTTGATCCCTGCGGAGAAAATGGTGAGTTCCACACCTTTGTCTTTGACGGGCCGATTTTTACCAAGCCTATTGAATTTGAAAAGGGAGAAGTGGTCTTACGGAAATATGAGGCACCTAAAACCGAAGATGAGACAGATCAGTGTTTTTCAAAGGAGAAAGAAGATCCTACAAAATATGGATTCTGGTATTGTGATCTGATTCCGGTATAA